The Leucobacter rhizosphaerae genome includes a region encoding these proteins:
- a CDS encoding NADP-dependent oxidoreductase, with translation MTTATSTATSTQIHLASRPSGWPTHDDFRVATVELAPLQPGEVRVANAFISVDPYVRGRMNDVRSYVAPYALGAQITGGAIGRVVASTAESLPVGTVVLHQHGWSDVVQADASTFRSVPEREGVPLSLSLHILGMTGLTAYVGLTRIAQLREGDTVFISGAAGAVGTAAGQIARLLGAKRVIGSAGSPEKVRLLTEKYGFDVALNYKDAPIREQLAAAAPEGVDVYFDNVGGDHLEAALDVMNDGGRVALCGAIAAYNTDGPVPGPDNLANIITRALTLRGFTLAAHLDLSPEFGARMTEWFAAGEIAYDETIVDGIEHTVDAFLDMMRGANTGKMLVRVGS, from the coding sequence ATGACCACCGCCACCAGCACCGCCACCAGCACGCAGATCCACCTCGCCTCCCGGCCGTCCGGCTGGCCGACGCACGATGACTTCCGCGTCGCCACCGTCGAGCTCGCACCGCTGCAGCCGGGTGAGGTGCGGGTCGCCAACGCCTTCATCTCCGTCGACCCCTACGTGCGCGGACGCATGAACGACGTCCGCAGTTATGTCGCCCCCTACGCGCTCGGCGCGCAGATCACGGGCGGCGCGATCGGCCGGGTCGTGGCGTCGACTGCCGAGTCGCTCCCTGTCGGCACCGTGGTGCTGCACCAGCACGGCTGGTCGGACGTGGTGCAGGCGGATGCCTCGACTTTCCGCTCCGTGCCGGAGCGCGAGGGGGTGCCGCTGTCGCTCTCCCTCCACATCCTCGGCATGACCGGGCTCACGGCCTACGTCGGGCTCACACGCATCGCGCAGCTGCGCGAGGGCGACACCGTGTTCATCTCTGGGGCGGCCGGTGCCGTGGGGACGGCGGCCGGGCAGATCGCGCGGCTGCTGGGCGCCAAGCGGGTCATCGGATCGGCTGGCAGCCCCGAAAAGGTGCGCCTGCTGACCGAGAAGTACGGCTTCGACGTCGCGCTGAACTACAAGGACGCCCCGATTCGCGAGCAGCTGGCGGCGGCCGCGCCCGAGGGTGTCGACGTGTATTTCGACAACGTCGGCGGGGACCACCTCGAGGCGGCGCTCGACGTCATGAACGACGGCGGTCGCGTCGCGCTCTGCGGGGCGATCGCCGCGTACAACACCGACGGCCCGGTCCCGGGGCCCGACAACCTCGCGAACATCATCACCCGGGCGCTCACGCTCCGCGGCTTCACCCTCGCCGCGCACCTCGATCTGTCGCCCGAGTTCGGCGCGCGGATGACCGAGTGGTTCGCCGCCGGTGAGATCGCCTACGACGAGACGATCGTCGACGGCATCGAGCACACCGTCGACGCCTTCCTCGACATGATGCGCGGAGCGAACACCGGCAAGATGCTGGTGCGCGTCGGGTCGTAG
- a CDS encoding TetR/AcrR family transcriptional regulator, whose translation MSSTVLAAPAAPAAHADPAAHTDVAAHADVAAHAGPDAGAAAAPAATTARRPGRPRDEDLDRQIIDATLAVIDTEEEITVSRIIARSGVSRAALYRRWPSLTTLIAAALDVGRTVPPEIPTDGDLRAAIFAGILGDPASLAPSVTAAGYSEARFRQRIRLVMGDRELQRAYWNSHVARRRVPIEDAFRAGIARGLLRSDLDVAACFDALAGAAYYQIVVRGDRLTDASTRDRLHAAFEVVWRGMLADPAQETAH comes from the coding sequence GTGAGCTCGACGGTGCTCGCGGCTCCCGCGGCTCCGGCGGCTCACGCGGATCCCGCGGCGCACACGGACGTGGCCGCTCACGCGGACGTGGCCGCTCACGCGGGTCCGGACGCAGGAGCAGCGGCCGCTCCTGCTGCCACGACCGCACGACGGCCCGGGCGGCCGCGCGACGAAGACCTCGACCGCCAGATCATCGACGCGACCCTCGCCGTGATCGACACGGAAGAAGAGATCACGGTGTCGCGGATCATCGCGCGCAGCGGGGTCAGCCGTGCCGCGCTCTACCGCCGCTGGCCGTCGCTCACCACGCTGATCGCCGCGGCGCTCGACGTCGGCCGCACGGTGCCGCCGGAGATCCCGACCGACGGCGATCTCCGCGCGGCGATCTTCGCCGGGATCCTGGGGGATCCCGCCTCGCTCGCGCCGTCGGTGACGGCCGCGGGCTACTCCGAGGCGCGGTTCCGGCAGCGGATCCGGCTCGTGATGGGCGACCGCGAACTGCAGCGGGCCTACTGGAACTCGCATGTGGCTCGGCGGCGGGTGCCGATCGAGGACGCGTTCCGGGCCGGGATCGCCCGCGGGCTGCTACGGTCGGACCTCGACGTGGCCGCCTGCTTCGACGCCCTCGCCGGGGCGGCGTACTACCAGATCGTGGTGCGCGGCGACCGGCTCACGGACGCCTCGACGCGGGATCGACTGCACGCCGCCTTCGAGGTGGTGTGGCGGGGCATGCTCGCGGATCCCGCGCAGGAGACCGCGCACTAG
- a CDS encoding tyrosine-protein phosphatase, translated as MTPTVLDLELSAPVNLRDLGGIPVAGGHLRTGLAIRTDDLAYVTEEVAAALVAENLTAIIDLRSPLEVTATGRGPLAQFPVAYHHLPLIANVGATMSEGDRVPSGGFGHEAMGAMYVRMVETAAPQLVSALNIIAHTPGATAFHCAAGRDRTGVLAAMLLLVLGAEDDDIVTDYARTGANMPAIMARTQPVMGAMWRALGVDPGEYDTSALLDGAMDRSMRLLLSELRERHGDALAPLRAAGLSDDTVARLRWRAVAA; from the coding sequence ATGACCCCCACCGTGCTCGATCTGGAGCTCAGCGCCCCCGTCAACCTGCGCGATCTCGGCGGCATCCCGGTCGCCGGGGGCCACCTGCGGACCGGTCTCGCGATCCGCACCGACGACCTCGCGTATGTGACCGAGGAGGTCGCGGCCGCCCTTGTCGCCGAGAACCTGACCGCCATCATCGATCTCCGCTCCCCGCTCGAGGTCACCGCCACAGGCCGGGGGCCGCTCGCGCAGTTCCCGGTGGCGTACCACCACCTCCCGCTCATCGCGAACGTCGGCGCCACGATGTCGGAGGGCGATCGCGTGCCGAGCGGCGGCTTCGGGCACGAGGCGATGGGCGCGATGTACGTGCGGATGGTCGAGACCGCCGCGCCGCAGCTCGTGTCCGCGCTCAACATCATCGCCCACACGCCCGGCGCGACCGCGTTCCACTGCGCGGCGGGTCGGGATCGCACCGGGGTGCTCGCCGCCATGCTGCTGCTCGTGCTGGGAGCGGAGGATGACGACATCGTCACCGACTACGCCCGCACCGGAGCCAACATGCCCGCGATCATGGCGCGCACGCAGCCGGTGATGGGGGCGATGTGGCGGGCGCTCGGCGTGGATCCCGGGGAGTACGACACCTCGGCGCTGCTCGACGGCGCCATGGACCGCTCGATGCGCCTGCTCCTCTCTGAGCTGCGGGAGCGCCACGGCGACGCGCTGGCACCACTGCGTGCCGCCGGGCTCAGCGACGACACGGTGGCTCGGCTGCGGTGGCGGGCGGTCGCGGCGTGA